AGATTGGAATGCGGGACCAGCGGCGCAAGATCCTGATCGCGGACGACGACTCCACCTCTCGCGAATCACTCGGGGAGTTCCTCGAGAGCGAGGGGTACGTGGCCATCCCGACGACGGACGGCCTGGAGGCTCTGAGCCATCTCCAGGCGACGCCCATCCCGCTGGTCATCGCCGACCTCAAGATGCCCCGGCTCGGGGGGCTCGAGCTGGTCGAGGCGATCGAGGCCCGCCGGATTCCCACGACCGTGGTGGTCCTGACCGGCCACGGCTCGGTCGAGACGGCGGTCGAGGCGATGAAGCGGGGCGCCTACGACTACCTGACCAAGCCCGTGGATCCCCAGCGCCTCCTCCTGATGATCCCCAGGGCTCTGGAGGCCCAGCGGACCCGCGAGGCCCTCCAGGCGTTCCGGGCCCCGTCGGAGGCCACCGCCATCCGGCTGAAGCGCATGGTCGGGGTGAGCAAGGCCATGAAGGAGGTCTTCAGCTTCGTGGAGGCGGTGGCGGATTCGAACGCCAACGTCCTGATCCTGGGCGAGAGCGGCACGGGCAAGGAGCTGGTGGCCAGGGCGATCCACGAGCTGTCGGCGCGGGCCGCCCAGCGCTACGTCACGGTCAACTGCGCGGCCCTCCCCCCCGACCTGCTCGAGAACGAGCTCTTCGGGCACGAGCGGGGGGCCTTCACCGGCGCCATCATCCGGAAAGAGGGCTGCTTCGAGCTCGCCCACAAGGGCACCCTCTTCCTCGACGAGGTGGCGGACACGTCGCTGGCCACCCAGGCCAAGCTCCTGCGGGTTCTGGAAGGCCACCCCTACCGACGCCTGGGGGGAACCCAGGAGATCACCGTGGACGTGCGGGTGATCTCGGCCACGAACCAGAACGTGGACCGGATGATCGAGGAGGGGGCGATCCGCAGCGACCTCTACTTCCGCCTCAGCCCGGTGGTGATCACCCTGCCGCCCCTGCGCGATCGCGTCGAGGACATTCCGCTGCTCGTGCGCGAGTTCCTGGCCGAGCTCACCGCCAAGAACGTGAAGCAGGTGGAGGAGGTTTCGCCCGGCGCGATGGAAATGCTGATGCGCTACCCGTGGCCGGGCAACGTGCGCGAGCTGCGAAACGCGATCGAGCACTCGGTGATCCTCACGCCCGGCGGGACGATTCTCCCGGAGCACCTGCCGCTCAACCTCAGGGAGCCGCGGCGGCCGACGGGGCGTGGGGGACTGTACCTCTGCAGCCTCGACGAGATGGAGCGCCGGTTCATCCAGGAGGCGCTCGCGCGCTTTCCCACCAAGACGCGAGCGGCCGAGGTGCTCGGGATCAGCCTGCGCACGCTCTACAACAAGCTCCACCGTTACGGCCTTGCCAATGGGGAGGCCCGGGGGAGCAACGGGGATGATGCTCCGGCCGAGCCCTGGCTGGGCAGCGCGCGGAGCGTCGAGGGCGGGGGGAACCCGGCGGGAGCCCGGCGGTGGCCGCGCGCGACGCGCGGTCGGGTCCCCCGGCACGACTGGGGTGAGGATGGAGCCGCGGACGACGACGTGCTGCCGCGGCCTCAGCGGATGCCCGCCGCCTGATCCGGGCCTCGGGCCGCGCCGCGGAGCCGGACGGATCCCGTCCGGCTCCGCCGTTTTTCAGATCAGTGCGCCGCGGCCCGGGGCCGAGGGCCAGGCGCCGGCCGGGAGGGGCTGGCTTCGACCTCGCCCAGGATGCCGAAGGTCGCGGCCGC
This genomic interval from Candidatus Methylomirabilota bacterium contains the following:
- a CDS encoding sigma-54 dependent transcriptional regulator; this encodes MRDQRRKILIADDDSTSRESLGEFLESEGYVAIPTTDGLEALSHLQATPIPLVIADLKMPRLGGLELVEAIEARRIPTTVVVLTGHGSVETAVEAMKRGAYDYLTKPVDPQRLLLMIPRALEAQRTREALQAFRAPSEATAIRLKRMVGVSKAMKEVFSFVEAVADSNANVLILGESGTGKELVARAIHELSARAAQRYVTVNCAALPPDLLENELFGHERGAFTGAIIRKEGCFELAHKGTLFLDEVADTSLATQAKLLRVLEGHPYRRLGGTQEITVDVRVISATNQNVDRMIEEGAIRSDLYFRLSPVVITLPPLRDRVEDIPLLVREFLAELTAKNVKQVEEVSPGAMEMLMRYPWPGNVRELRNAIEHSVILTPGGTILPEHLPLNLREPRRPTGRGGLYLCSLDEMERRFIQEALARFPTKTRAAEVLGISLRTLYNKLHRYGLANGEARGSNGDDAPAEPWLGSARSVEGGGNPAGARRWPRATRGRVPRHDWGEDGAADDDVLPRPQRMPAA